A single window of Sphaerodactylus townsendi isolate TG3544 linkage group LG05, MPM_Stown_v2.3, whole genome shotgun sequence DNA harbors:
- the BHLHE23 gene encoding class E basic helix-loop-helix protein 23 has protein sequence MSAAPGPPQLFPAAAADLPEPGEPKALGGDPYLALAQRYSQTAFAAYGAGGEAFPGGAAGQELRATMLGRASESGEEQSDDDDEEAAFEGARTAKRPAGGGGGGGGVPSKRPKEPRSLRLSINARERRRMHDLNDALDGLRSVIPYAHSPSVRKLSKIATLLLAKNYILMQAQALDEMRRLVAYLNQAPPLAAAPGPVPPFGQAAALYPFTGAALPACPEKCAAFAGAAPGLCKHCSDKP, from the coding sequence ATGAGCGCGGCCCCGGGCCCGCCGCAGCTCTTCCCCGCCGCGGCGGCGGACCTGCCGGAGCCGGGCGAGCCGAAGGCGCTGGGGGGCGACCCGTACCTGGCGCTGGCGCAGCGCTACAGCCAGACGGCCTTCGCCGCCTACGGCGCGGGCGGCGAGGCTTTCCCCGGCGGGGCGGCCGGCCAGGAGCTGCGCGCCACCATGCTGGGCCGGGCGTCCGAGAGCGGCGAAGAGCAgagcgacgacgacgacgaggaggcCGCCTTCGAGGGCGCGCGGACGGCCAAGCGCCCggccgggggcggcggcggcggcgggggggtcCCCTCCAAGCGCCCCAAGGAGCCCCGCTCGCTGCGCCTGAGCATCAACGCCCGCGAGCGGCGCCGCATGCACGACCTGAACGACGCCCTGGACGGCCTGCGCTCCGTCATCCCCTACGCGCACAGCCCGTCGGTGCGGAAGCTCTCCAAGATCGCCACGCTGCTGCTGGCCAAGAACTACATCCTCATGCAGGCCCAGGCCCTGGACGAGATGCGGCGCCTCGTGGCCTACCTCAACCAGGCGCCGCCGCTCGCCGCCGCCCCCGGACCCGTCCCCCCCTTCGGGCAGGCCGCCGCCCTCTACCCCTTCACCGGCGCCGCCTTGCCCGCCTGCCCCGAGAAGTGCGCCGCCTTCGCCGGGGCCGCCCCCGGCCTTTGCAAACACTGCAGCGACAAGCCCTGA